tatacatatatatacccATAAATGATACATTGTAGatatttataactataacaacatccttatctctatatttattcttatatatctgtatatattgtttataacaatAGTTACAATACTGCTTTTATCACatgtaccagatgcacaatttgcacatgcTGTTATTCTGTTGCATAcccactgtaagcccggataaattcaatctacttaaaaaatttgaggaaaccggttgccttaaaaaagttaagtaatgtataatgaaaacttgagttagcataacttaaaacattaagttattacacctaaaaggcaaattgattaaactttctttttttttgttataccaactgcttttcccaataattctacttaatatcttgagctcaatggaaaaaactattgatttttttcttagttttcatgttaattacattttaaatatgaattacaaatgtttatagagaaacagacacaattataaaattatttttctttatttcacttcagaagtatttacttaaaatacatgtcaagaaaacatctttaaaactgtacaaactgtatataaagttctgatgaaacacaaacagctcctcacagtaaccatgaacctgtaaaacaacaaaaagaaacaagaaacagaagtattaaaatcaacattaatagcattaatttaaggattaaaataaagcaagccagcacactctttgcttcgtatgaaggctagcatgctaacatgtagcctaaatacggcaaataaagcagcactgtttgattatttatttagtgtcaacattaagatcatttatttgaaacaaaattgttaagtaaagtacaacacttaccaaaattagacggaagatgaaaaagccccatcagactggtgtacatgctactcaaaaatagcataatgaggaagaaaatgtttgtccacttagtttaacaaaggttccacttcacaaaagaaatttcaggaagacaagtttacttttgcaaaaagccttcaatgaaaagtaaaaagtaatttgcaacaacaggtttcaaaagttaaaacaaatggctgcctgattcaccaacagcaagctgaaaaaaggtggacttacacgtaaatggtgggcgtttttctgttttattaccctaacttaactttttttaagttaatctgatagaaaagtaattttttttgtttagtaaacttaaatcttttagcacatttaaatgtgtactcaaattagtacaatgtactctgcattttatagtagagcaaaaaaacttaaataatttatgtatgttgtactaaaaatgtttgattaaatataaagtctgGGCTTACAGTGTACCATATGCTGTATTAATGcactttatttacttacttacctcattttgtatttgtatcttaccttattttgtatttgtattttaccttattttgtatttgtattaagttTTCTCTTCTGTGTTAAACTACTGGagaccaataatttccttcgggataaataaagtatccatccatccatccatccatccatccatccatctggtgAAATTAAAAAGTTTTATATTCGATGTAcgtatgacagtagaataagccataGACATATAAATAGTCccattaatacaaaaaaagcataccgtgatatactgtgaaaccgtcagaatctcaaaaaataccatgatacaaatttttgatcataccgcccagccctatttCCAATTCAGTTGGCATACCAACATATCAAGTTCCATTTGTTCCAAAAACAGCTTAAATGTTGGGCTGCTGAGATCACAGTGCACATTTTCACTTCCAACATCCAACTCAGATGAATCCCAAAGAAGTAATTCTGGATGCTTTCCACTTTGCAGTGTACATTCTTAACTTTCATTTGTATAAGCAGCGatgaactgtgtttactgaGAACTTTTGGAGTCTTCTTAAGCCAATGTAATTGTTCTAATCCATCAGAGAGCACTGCATTACAAACCACATACTTCTGTAATTATGGTCATGGACCATTATAATTGGTTTTTGGCTTTGTGCTTGTAGGTTCTCTGGATCTTTGGATAATGTTATAGATTGCAGACAGTAAAATCTGTAGATTTCTTGCAGTTACGAGTTGAGAAACATTTAAGTAGTCCAAAAGTTTTTCAGCCAACCTTGACTCACCCTTGCTTGCTAATGGACTGAGCCCTTCTTTATTGATTTGTTTGTACCCAGTCATGATAGTTTCACCTACTTGCCTTTGAAAGAGTTCCAAAACAGTACATTCTACAAATATCTCAGCCTTACATGGTTTTCTAACCTGGATGGGGTTGCGTCAAGGATGCCCTGTCTGGTATGTGGACAAGATCCGCTCTGGTATCTCCTAAAAACCTTTAGCTGCCCTCACCAaactaaatgaattaaaatttaaatggattcttattgtaaataaactaaatgttgtgtcttttcaggTTGTCACcttgtatgtgtgcgtgtggaGTAGCTGAGAGAGGTGCTTCAAAATGTCGACCAACAAGAGCAAAAACCAGAGCTCACTGGCGTTACACAAGGTCATCATGGTAGGCAGTGGTGGTGTAGGAAAATCTGCCCTCACCCTCCAGTTTATGTATGATGAGGTAAGTTTTGTTGAAATGCTTCTGAATATTTCCAAAACATCTATTCAATTTAAAGAATATAATATGATACAGGGCCAGCGTTGGGGGTGGGGGGATGGGTGTTAATGGGCTTATTTCCTTACAACCCCCCCAGATTTCCTCACTGCCCCCCAAGTGCAACGCAAGCAAaggctattttttaaattatgtctGAACCTGTAACAGGGCGAGCGGCTTCTGGCACTACCATGGGAATTAGAAAACGTTTGGATATTATTTtaagtacagtggggtcaaaaagtatttagtcagccactgattgtgcaggttctcctacttagaaagacgagagaggtctgtaattttcatcataggtacacttcaactatgagagacaaaatgagaaaaaaaaatccaggaaatcacattgtagaatttttaaagaatttatttgtaaattatggtggaaaataagtatttggtcaataacaaacaagcaagatttctggctctcacagacctgtaacttcttctttaagaagctcttctgtcctccactcgttacctgtattaatggcacctgtttgacctcgttatctgtataaaagacacctgtccacagcttcaaacagtcagactccaaactcaaccatggccaagaccaaagagctgtcggaggacaccaggaagaaaattgtagacctgcaccaggctgggaagagtgaatctacaataggcaagcaggttggtgtgaataaatcaactgtgggagcaattgtaagaaaatggaagacatacaagaccattgataatctccctcgatctggggccccacgcaagatatcatcccgtggggtcaaaatgatcatgagaacggtgagcataaatcccagaactacacagagggacctgatgaatgacctgcagagagctgggaccaaagtaacaaaggctaccatcagtaacacactacgccgagagggactcaaatcctgcagtgccagtacatgtccaggcccgtctgaagtttgccagagagcatatggatgatccagaagaggattgggagaatatcatgtggtcagatgaaaccaaaatggaactttttggtaaaaactcaactcgtcgtgtttggaggaagaagaaaaacccaagaagaCCATACCTACtatgaagcatgggggtggaaacatcatgctttggggctgtttttctgcaaaggggacaggacgactgatccgtgttaagggaagcatgaacggggccatgtatcgtgagattttaagccaaaacctccttccatcagtgagagcattgaagatggaacgtggctgggtcttccagcataacaatgatcccaaacacaccgctcgggctccgtaaaaagcatttcaaggtcctggagtggcctagccagtctccagacctcaaccccatagaaaatgtgttgagtccgtgttgcccagcgacagccccaaaacatcactgctctagaggagatctgcatggaggaatgggccaaaataccagctacagtgtgtgcaaacctggtgaagacttacatttacatttacagcatttagcagatgctcttatccagagcgacttacagaagtgcttctatagtgaacatttcatttctcaagtttaggtaaacaacagtcgaagaacataaatctgctaaaacctgttagaaccaaagaaaagaatggaacaaaatgttagtaaataagtacaagtcagcctaagtgcttagtaaaaaggtgggtttttaatcgttttttaaagacagcaagagactcagatgttcggacagacaggaagttcattccaccacttcggcgctagaacagagaacagccttgatgcttgtcttcctcgagtcctgggtggaggatcaagtcgagcgagactagaggctcggaggttgcgtggtacagagcggggtttgattaggccacgaaggtagcttggggctggtccatttttggctttgtaggcgagcgtcagtgttttaaactgaatgcgtgcagctacaggaagccagtgaagagaacgtagcagtggggtgatgtggtagtgtttgggctggttaaaaaccagacgtgcagctgcattttgaatgagctgcaagggttaaatagtggacatgggcgctccagccagaagggagttgcagtagtccaaccgtgagattacaagtgattgcaccagaatctgggtagcttcccttgagagaaatggacgaatcttcctgatgttgtacaggaggaaccggcacaatcttgtcatgttggctatatgaggctatacttacaggaaacgtttgacctctgtcattgccaacaaaggttatgttacaaagtattgagctgaacttttgttattgaccaaatacttattttccaccataatttacaaataaattctttgtgatttcctggatttttttttctcattttgtctctcatagttgaagtgtacctatgatgaataataattacagacctctctcatctttctaagtaggagaacttgcacaatcagtggctgactaaatactttttggccccactgtagtttCACTGTGGTTTAGCTGGATAATAAGAGCTTGGTTGTAATCTTGTCACAAAAAGTCTTGCTTATTCAAAATACCCTGAGCAGAATGCATTTACATACACTcaacaagcactttattaggtacactaaTCTGGTACAGCCATTGATTTTTTATAAGCTGCACCAACTAAATATAGACGAACTGTGTGAACTATGTGcattcaattactgactgtccctCTATACCCCATTTATGTATCAGTTTTCGCAATGAGACTAACATTGTAATACAATTTGATGATCGATGTAGTTGTAAGAGTATCAGtttcagcagtgttgttgggatttttaaacacctcattggcAATGGTAGAAGTAGAATAGTGcttcagcaaaaaatataaagccaacagtgtccactgataaaagccTAAAAGAAGATAAACATGTGAAGAAAGAAGATGCTTGTGAATTGACCTCACCGGCTTGGTCTGGGTTTCCTTtggtccttttttttttcaaaaaaagtaGCTTGTCGCAGATGCTCTGAGCAGCTAGCCATGTTGTGACCAGTTTGCATTTCCGTTCTATCCCTCTACAACCTTTCTCAATCGCTACAGATgtttttgtctttcatttgttactttggttctgtcctttctgggtggagtttgcttgttctccctgtgcctccATTGgttttccttcaggagctctggtttcctcccacaattggagatacaaaattgcctgtgactTTGTTTAGCatcttaaactgatgaatcatgtgtaatatGTAACTACTGTCAGTAgtcctgtaatgaatgtaaccagaagtgttaaacatgacattaaagtcCTAATGAAGACACTAAcattgtttctgttgttttgtcCACCTCCTTTATTTTCCCATTATCCTTTTTTGTCTGTGGTCTtgtagccacagtattgttttaACTTTGTTAAGCATCCTGAAACTGGGGTTTATTTTCAATCCTTGCCAACAGTGTACACTGATAAAAGCCTAAAAGAAGATAAACACACATGAGAAATAGCTATAGTCGCTAACTGCCCACCAATGATACAACCAGTTGATACAACTACCAGAAtatgtgtttctaataaagaccACAAAGTGTAAACGTTATGGAAAAAAAGGCAAGGCACGGCACTGATAATCAATCCCATTACAATATTATAAATAGTGACAGAGAATTTTTTTGgctttacagtagacccttgagttacgaacagctcaccatacgaacattttgggttacgaacgatcttttttcAAATTAACGTACAAAtaaattttggattacgaactgaaattcgcgaaacaagttgactctgaccatctctctctctctctctctctctctctctctctctctctctctctctctctctctctctctctatatatatatacagtgtatcacaaaagtgagtacacccctcacatttctgcagatatttaagtatatcttttcatgggacaacactgacaaaatgacactttgacacaatgaaaagtagtctgtgtgcagcttatataacagtgtaaatttattcttccctcaaaataactcaatatacagccattaatgtctaaaccaccggcaacaaaagtgagtacaccccttagtgaaagttcctgaagtgtcaatattttgtgtggccaccattatttcccagaactgccttaactctcctgggcatggagtttaccagagcttcacaggttgccactggaatgcttttccactcctccatgacgacatcacggagctggcggatattcgagactttgcactcctccaccttccgcttgaggatgccccaaagatgttctattgggtttaggtctggagacatgcttggccagtccatcacctttaccctcagcctcttcaataaagcagtggtcgtcttagaggtgtgtttggggtcattatcatgctggaacactgccctgcgacccagtttccggagggaggggatcatgctctgcttcagtatttcacagtacatattggagttcatgtgtccctcaatgaaatgtaactccccaacacctgctgcacccatgcagccccagaccatggcattcccaccaccatgcttgactgtaggcatgacacacttatctttgtactcctcacctgattgccgccacacatgcttgagaccatctgaaccaaacaaattaatcttggtctcatcagaccataggacatggttccagtaatccatgtcctttgttgacatgtcttcagcaaactgtttgcgggctttcttgtgtagagacttcagaagaggcttccttctggggtgacagccatgcagaccaatttgatgtagtgtgcggcgtatggtctgagcactgacaggctgaccccccaccttttcaatctctgcagcaatgctgacagcactcctgcgcctatctttcaaagacagcagttggatgtgacgctgagcacgtgcactcagcttctttggacgacaaacgcgaggtctgttttgagtggaccctgctcttttaaaacgctggatgatcttggccactgtgctgcagctcagtttcagggtgttggcaatcttcttgtagccttggccatcttcatgtagcgcaacaattcgtcttttaagatcctcagcgagttctttgccatgaggtgccatgttggaactttcagtgaccagtatgagagagtgtgagagctgtactactaaattgaacacacctgctccctatgcacacctgagacctagtaacactaacaaatcacatgacattttggagggaaaatgacaagcagtgctcaatttggacatttaggggtgtagtctcttaggggtgtactcacttttgttgccggtggtttagacattaatggctgtatattgagttattttgagagaagaataaatttacactgttatataagctgcacacagactacttttcattgtgtcaaagtgtcattttgtcagtgttgtcccatgaaaagatatacttaaatatctgcagaaatgtgaggggtgtactcacttttgtgatacactgtatatatatatatatatatatatatatatatatatatatatatatattcggacagcggatggtgtttttttcaatgttttctttatattttgtaacattctatatatatatatatatatatatatattttatttatttttttacccctttttctccccttttagcgcatccaattgttcaattagcatcgtgcttcctctctgtctatgccgaaccctgccctgaccgaggtgattgaagctaacccgtatcccctccgaaacacgagcagcagccagatgcatctttgccacccacacattgacgagtttggcgccacctagtgttgcatgcggagagacacaccctaagggcaccccctcccatctctgtgcaagcgcctccaatcagccggcagagaactcaatcgcattctgacagagagagacccacatccggttctttgtcccaccccccacatgagcaaccggccaatcgttgctcatatagccactcagcttcgaaccggtaaagcaaggctggattcgatacgacgcttctcagaatccagccctggttgcagcgcgtttctttttaccgctgcgccacctgagcggcgtaacattctatattaaaatggccaaaaAGAAGCTGCAGCAAAAGCGTAGtaatgaaaaaatctattacatttgttgttgtataattactcctgccagtagctgtcactgtgtatcagacagaggagacagtgagagagtgagagagaagaaggaaatcggctTAGTAAAGTACTCTTTCTtttacctacaaaatacaacactactgaaataaagaaggaaataatagagaaatatgagagttattgttgtttctggtagatacattttataaaaaaagaaggaaatgtattatggtgtatggtacatcacacatactgtactgaaatgtgatgtgtgttgttttatgtacagtattactgtgtattgttgtttattattgtttattacagtaatgtctattctataatgtAAGATTTAaggggaaatatacttgtatttatgacaaaaaaagaccatttaagacattagaaaggttagataagggggtggtttgggaggtctgacacggattaattctatatACATTATTTCTTCTGGGAAAAATTgatttaactaacgaacattttgacttaagaacagcccttcggaaccaatttaattcgtaagtcaagggtccactgtactttCACGACTGCCATTGCATACATGCCCCAAAGTATGTATCTAATAAGTGCTAATAATTCTGTATTACTGTATTTTGCTTGCCAGTTTGTGGAAGACTATGAGCCCACAAAAGCCGACAGCTATCGAAAGAAGGTGGTACTGGATGGGGAGGAGGTGCAAATAGATATTTTGGACACAGCTGGACAGGAGGACTATGCGGCCATCAGAGACAATTATTTCCGCAGTGGAGAGGGCTTTCTGCTGGTCTTTTCCATAATGGAGCAAGAGTCTTTTACAGCTACAGCAGAGTTCCGGTCAGTATGACATTAACAACACGTTGTTGATACATGTAGCACAAGGGTTGTAACGTTCAAAATAGGCTGACAGAGGGATTTTTTAATGTTGTTCGAAATTGTGCTTCCAATTTAAAGGCCATCCAATTACAAATACCCTAAATCTGTATTTGTACACTGTCACCGTGCTTTCAAATACTTGGTAAATTTATTCAGCTGCATACTAAATAAAACTGgctatttataattatatatgaaATACATACATCAGCATGTGCAAATGTTCACAAGAGAACAGTCACAGAAGAATATAAGAATCTGTCTCCTTTAAGtattgtacactgtttttagtccatctgtctcttaTCAAGCAAGGGTGTAGTGTAGAAAAATACCACATGCAAAACTGCAAAAATTAGTGGCCTCTGTCCTtactttggagtgtgttgcaggcatcaacttgtaaatgtgttcatatttacaaaatacactatattgccaaaagtattcgctcgtttGCCTTCACACGCATTTGAACTTGAGTAACATCCCAATTTTTAATAcgtagggtttaatatgatgtcggcccaccctttgcagctataacagctttaactcttctgggaaggctttccacaaggtttaggagtgtgtttatgggaattttgacCATTcgtccagaagtgcatttgtgaggtcagacactgatgttggatgagaaggcctggctcgcagtctccgctccaattcatctcaaaggtgttctatcgggttgaggtcaggactttgtgcaggccagtcaagttcttccataccaaactcgctcatccatgtctttatggaccttgctttgttcactggtgcgcagtcatgtttgaacaggaaggggccatccccaaactgttcccacaaagttgtgAGCTTGAAATTGTCagaaatctcttggtatgctgaagcattaaggcctcagcatacttcatGCGGAAACGACGTTCGCCTGGCTTCGGCGACCGATGTGACGTAATCGCGGAGAAAGCGAACAACCGCGGACGTCGCGCAGAGGCTTTGCTCGCCTTGTCGCACACATGGAAGCTGGGCGAACTCCGCGGACGACGTCACGCCGCGACAACACCTGTGATTGGTCGGTTAAAAACACGGATTTTGAGGAGCGTCTCAACTGTGATCatcggctgcgtccgaaatcactACTTTTATACTGAACAGTATGCagttattaatcattattaagcATTAAGCATTTATTAAACAGTACACGAAAAGTACCTGGATAATCTACTGCTTGGGCAGCATTTttgtgtatgcaaacacagcgtactgaaagagcttacttcTGTACCGGCCAAGCAGTGCACACTACCTCTATTTACTTACTATGCGATTTTGGACACAGCCATCGTTTTTTGGTAGTCACtaaatttaaattacattaatttgtctttacattaaaatgtcaatGCGTCACAtgcagctgtggagcagacgcGACAGGCAAAACGAAACCGCTAGAAGTATGCCAGCTTGTTAGCTCGCGAAGACGCGTTCGGCTTCGGTTGACGCTCGCGAACTTAGTTTCGCTGGAAGTATGCTGAGACctttaagagttcctttcactggaactaaggggccgagtccAACTTTAccaactttacacttggcacaatgcagtcagacaagtaccgttctcctggcaaccgccaaacccagactcgtccatcagattgccagacagagaagcgtgattcgtcactccagagaacacgtctccactgctctagagtctagtgctggcgtgctttacaccactttgcattgcacttggtaatgtgaggcttggatgcagctgctcggccatggaaacccattccatgaagctctctacacactgttcttcagctaatctgaaggccacatcgagtttggaggtctgtagcgattgactgcagaaagttggcgacctctgcgcactatgtgcctcagcatctctgaccccgctctgtcattttacgtggctaccactacGTGACTGacttgctgtcattcccaatcacttccactttgttgtaATACCACGGACAGTTAAcggtggaatatttagtagcaaggaaatttcacgactggacttgttgcacaggtggcatcctatcacggtaccacgctggaattcactgagctcctgagagcgacccattctttcacaaatgtttgtagaagcagtctgcatgcctagg
The Trichomycterus rosablanca isolate fTriRos1 chromosome 12, fTriRos1.hap1, whole genome shotgun sequence genome window above contains:
- the ralba gene encoding ras-related protein Ral-B; translated protein: MSTNKSKNQSSLALHKVIMVGSGGVGKSALTLQFMYDEFVEDYEPTKADSYRKKVVLDGEEVQIDILDTAGQEDYAAIRDNYFRSGEGFLLVFSIMEQESFTATAEFREQILRVKAEEDKIPLLLVGNKSDLEERRRVSVDDARKKAEEWGVQYVETSAKTRANVDKVFFDLMREVRAKKMSENKDKNGKGKNKNKRSFKERCCLL